The following is a genomic window from Pseudomonas parafulva.
TAGCAACGTCAGCCAATGGTAAATCCCTGGTAAAGCTCCTTTGCTAAACCGATGCCAGTGCTTATCGTTCAGCCTCTCCGGCCGCCACTCTCTGAACAAGGTTCGTTCAATCCATGCAAGCTTCCGTTTCCCGCTCCCCCCGTCGCTGGCTGATCGGCCTGCTGATCCTGCTGCTGGTGGCCCTGCTGGCCTGGTGGCTGTGGCCTGCGGCTGCGCCCAAGCACACGGACCCGGCGGTACGCATGGGCAAGGGCGGGCGACCGGGTTTCGGCGCGTCCAGCGATCCAGTGCCCGTGCGCGTGGAGCCGGTCCGCGTCGGTGATTTCCCGCTGTATTACAAGGCCTTGGGCACCGTGACGGCGACCAGCACGGTCAACGTACGCAGCCGCGTCGCTGGCGAGCTGGTGAAGATTCACTTCACGGAGGGCCAGCAGGTGAAGGCCGGTGACCTGCTTGCCGAGATCGACCCGCGGCCTTATCGCATCGCCCTGCAACAGGCCGAAGGCACCCTGGCGCAGAACCAGGCGCAGCTCAAGAATGCCCAGGTCGATGTGGCCCGCTACAAAGGCCTTTACGCCGAAGACAGCATCGCCAAGCAGACCCTGGACACCGCCGAGGCTCAGGTCGGTCAGTTTCAGGGGCTGGTCAAGACCAACCAGGCGGCGGTCAACGATGCGCGGCTGAACCTGGAGTTCAGCCAGATCCGTGCCCCAATCAGCGGGCGTCTGGGCCTGCGTCAACTGGACCTGGGCAATCTGGTGGCGGCCAACGACACCACGGCGCTGGTGGTGATTACCCAGACCGAGCCGATCAACGTTGTCTTCACCCTCCCGGAAACCGAACTGGGTACCGTGCTGGACCGCTATCGCAGCGGCGCACGGTTGGCCGTCGAAGCCTGGGACCGGGGCGACAGCAAGCTGCAGGCCACCGGCGTGCTCGGCAGCCTCGACAACCAGATCGACACCAGTACCGGCACCCTCAAGTTCAAGGGCCTGTTCGAGAACAAGGACCGGGCCCTGTTCCCCAACCAGTTCGTCAACGTGCGCCTGCTGGCCGACACCCTCAAGCAGGTGGTGCTGGCCCCGGCAGCGGCAATCCAGTTCGGCAACGACGGCACCTTCGCCTATGTGGTCGGCGCCGACGACAAGGTCAATGTGCGTAAGCTCAAGGTCGGTGCCAGCGATGGCATCAACAGCGTGATCCTCGATGGCCTCAAGGATGGCGAGCGCCTGGTCCTGGAAGGCACCGACCGCCTGCGCGAAGGCACTCAGGTCGAGATCGTCGACGACAGTTCACAGGTGCCCGCCACTCCGGGTCAGCACCTGCAAGGCCAGGAAACCAAGGACGCCACCCAGGCCGGTGAGTCGAGCAAGGCGGGCGCATGAACATCTCGCGGCTGTTCATCCTGCGCCCGGTCGCCACCACGCTGACTATGCTGGCCATCGTGCTGGCTGGCCTGATCGCCTACACCCTGCTGCCGGTGGCGGCCTTGCCGCAGGTGGACTATCCCACCATCCGGGTCATGACCCTGTACCCCGGCGCCAGCCCGCAAGTGATGACCAGCGCGGTCACCGCACCGTTGGAGCGTCAGTTCGGCCAGATGCCGGGGCTGAGCCAGATGGCCTCGACCAGCTCCGGCGGCGCCTCGGTCCTGACCCTGCGCTTCAACCTGGACATGAACATGGATGTCGCCGAGCAGCAGGTGCAGGCGGCGATCAATGCCGCCAGCAACCTGCTGCCCAGCGACTTGCCGGCGCCGCCGGTGTACAACAAGGTCAACCCGGCCGACACGCCGGTACTGACCCTGGCCATCAGCTCGCGCACGCTGCCCTTGCCCAAACTCAACGATCTGGTCGATACCCGGGTGGCGCAGAAGATCGCGCAGATCAGCGGCGTCGGCATGGTCAGCATCGCCGGTGGCCAGCGCCAGGCGGTGCGCATCAAGGTCAATGTCGATGCCTTGGCGGCCAACGGCCTGAGCCTGGACGACGTGCGCACGTTGGTCGGCGCCTCCAACGTCAACCAGCCCAAGGGCAACTTCGACGGGCCGACGCGGGTGTCGATGCTCGACGCCAACGACCAACTGCGCTCCCCTGAGGAATACGCCAACCTCATTCTCAAGTACAGCAACGGCGCGCCGCTGCGTTTGAAGGACGTCGCCGAGATCGTCGATGGCGCGGAAAACGAACGCCTGGCCGCCTGGGCCAATGAAAACCACGCCGTGCTGCTGAACATCCAGCGTCAGCCTGGGGCCAACGTCATCGATGTGGTCGACCGCATCAAGACGATGTTGCCGTCGATCACCGACAACCTCCCGGCGGGCCTGGACGTCAGTGTGCTCACCGATCGCACCCAGACCATCCGCGCCGCCGTGCGCGACGTCCAGCATGAACTGCTGTTCGCCATTGCCCTGGTGGTGATGGTCACCTTCCTGTTCCTGCGCCGCTTCAGCGCCACGATCATTCCTTCCATCGCCGTGCCGCTGTCGCTGGTCGGCACCTTCGGTGTGATGTACCTGGCCGGCTTCTCCATCAACAACCTCACGCTGATGGCCCTGACCATCGCGACAGGATTCGTGGTGGACGATGCCATCGTCATGCTGGAGAACATCTCGCGCCATATCGAGGAAGGCGAAACGCCGCTGCAGGCCGCGCTCAAGGGCGCGCGGCAGATCGGTTTCACCTTGATTTCGCTGACGTTCTCGTTGATCGCGGTGCTGATCCCCTTGCTGTTCATGGCCGACGTGGTCGGCCGGCTGTTCCGTGAGTTCGCCATTACCCTGGCGGTGGCGATCCTGATCTCGCTGGTGGTGTCGCTCACACTGACACCAATGATGTGCGCACGGCTGCTCAAGCGCGAGCCCCGGGAAGAGGAACAGGGCCGTTTCTACCGCGCCAGCGGCGCCTGGATCGACTGGTTGATCAAGCGCTACAGCCATGGCCTGCGCTGGGTGCTGCGGCATCAACCGCTGACGCTGCTGGTCGCGCTGGCCTCGTTGGCGCTCACCGTCGTGCTCTACGTCATCGTGCCCAAGGGCTTCTTCCCGGTGCAGGACACCGGCGTCATCCAGGGCATTTCCGAGGCGCCGCAGTCGATCTCGTTCGCCGCCATGAGCGAACGTCAGCAGGCGCTGAGCCAGGTGATTCTGCAGGATCCGGCGGTGCAGAGCTTGTCGTCCTATATCGGTGTGGACGGCGACAACGCCACCCTCAATAGCGGTCGCCTGCTGATCAACCTCAAGCCCCATGCCGAG
Proteins encoded in this region:
- a CDS encoding MdtA/MuxA family multidrug efflux RND transporter periplasmic adaptor subunit: MQASVSRSPRRWLIGLLILLLVALLAWWLWPAAAPKHTDPAVRMGKGGRPGFGASSDPVPVRVEPVRVGDFPLYYKALGTVTATSTVNVRSRVAGELVKIHFTEGQQVKAGDLLAEIDPRPYRIALQQAEGTLAQNQAQLKNAQVDVARYKGLYAEDSIAKQTLDTAEAQVGQFQGLVKTNQAAVNDARLNLEFSQIRAPISGRLGLRQLDLGNLVAANDTTALVVITQTEPINVVFTLPETELGTVLDRYRSGARLAVEAWDRGDSKLQATGVLGSLDNQIDTSTGTLKFKGLFENKDRALFPNQFVNVRLLADTLKQVVLAPAAAIQFGNDGTFAYVVGADDKVNVRKLKVGASDGINSVILDGLKDGERLVLEGTDRLREGTQVEIVDDSSQVPATPGQHLQGQETKDATQAGESSKAGA
- a CDS encoding MdtB/MuxB family multidrug efflux RND transporter permease subunit, encoding MNISRLFILRPVATTLTMLAIVLAGLIAYTLLPVAALPQVDYPTIRVMTLYPGASPQVMTSAVTAPLERQFGQMPGLSQMASTSSGGASVLTLRFNLDMNMDVAEQQVQAAINAASNLLPSDLPAPPVYNKVNPADTPVLTLAISSRTLPLPKLNDLVDTRVAQKIAQISGVGMVSIAGGQRQAVRIKVNVDALAANGLSLDDVRTLVGASNVNQPKGNFDGPTRVSMLDANDQLRSPEEYANLILKYSNGAPLRLKDVAEIVDGAENERLAAWANENHAVLLNIQRQPGANVIDVVDRIKTMLPSITDNLPAGLDVSVLTDRTQTIRAAVRDVQHELLFAIALVVMVTFLFLRRFSATIIPSIAVPLSLVGTFGVMYLAGFSINNLTLMALTIATGFVVDDAIVMLENISRHIEEGETPLQAALKGARQIGFTLISLTFSLIAVLIPLLFMADVVGRLFREFAITLAVAILISLVVSLTLTPMMCARLLKREPREEEQGRFYRASGAWIDWLIKRYSHGLRWVLRHQPLTLLVALASLALTVVLYVIVPKGFFPVQDTGVIQGISEAPQSISFAAMSERQQALSQVILQDPAVQSLSSYIGVDGDNATLNSGRLLINLKPHAERDVTASQVIARLQPQLERLVGIRLFMQPVQDLSIEDRVSRTQYQFSLSSPDPDMLAEWSGKLVHALQQRSELTDVASDLQDKGLQVYLAIDRDMASRLGISVAQITNALYDAFGQRQISTIYTQASQYRVVLQAQAAANIGPQMLESIHVKAADGGQVRLSALARIEQRQAQLAISHIGQFPAVMMSFNLGQGVSLGEAVQVIEQVQRDIGVPLGVQTRFQGAAEAFQASLSSTLLLILAAVVTMYIVLGVLYESYVHPVTILSTLPSAAVGALLALLISGNDLGMIAIIGIILLIGIVKKNAIMMIDFALEAERHQGMSPQEAIYQAALLRFRPILMTTLAALFGALPLMLATGSGAELRQPLGLVMVGGLLVSQVLTLFTTPVIYLYFDRLSRRWRRSPALETQV